The Pseudomonas oryzicola genomic sequence GGAACCCGCATGATCCACATCCGCCCCATGACGGCCGAAGACTTCGAACGCTTCTGGCCCACCTTCCAGGCTGTCGTCCAGGCCCGGGAAACCTACGCATTCGACCCGGCGCTGAGCTTCGAGCAGGCGCGCCAGCTGTGGCTGGAACTGCCGTTGCGCACGCTGGTCGCCGAGGCTGACGGCGAATTGCTCGGTTCGTACTACCTCAAACCCAACGCCGCCGGGCCTGGAGCACACGTGGGCAATTGCGGCTACATGGTCTGCGCGCGCGCCCGTGGGCAGGGCGTGGCGCGCTTGATGTGCGAACACTCACAGAAACTGGCGCGCCAGGAGGGGTTTCTGGCGTTGCAGTTCAACTCGGTGGTCGCCACCAACGAGGTGGCGGTGGCACTTTGGCACAAGCTCGGCTTCGAAACCGTTGGCCGTTTGCCCAGGGCCTATCGCCATGCCAGCCTGGGGCTGGTGGACTGCCTTGTGATGTACAAGTGGCTGGCGGATGAGCCGGTGGTGGAGAAACCGCCGCTGCTGATCGGGCGCAAGAATATCGAGGCGCGGGTTTCACGTCGCCGCGGGCGCTAAGCGCATCTTCCACGCGGTCACGCCCCGCCCCACAACTATCGGCCGCTCGCCAGGCTGGCGCCGTACCTGTGGGAACGGGCGTGCCGGCGAAGAGACCGGTGCAGGCAAAAACCACTACCAACCCGGGACGATTTAGTTATAAGATAACGTTTCATTTGACATTCATTCCTAGCAGCGACCCGTCATGACAAGCGCCAGTGCCCCCCCCACCCTGCTCACCCAGCGCCTGCAGAGCATCGATGCCCTGCGCGGCCTGGTGATCCTGTTCATGCTTCTCGATCACGTGCGCGAAACCTTTTTCCTGCACCGCCAGGTCAGCGACCCGATGGCCATCGACAGCACCGAGCCCGCGCTGTTCTTCAGCCGCACCCTGGCCCACCTGTGCGCCCCGGTGTTCGTCCTGCTGACCGGCCTGTCGGCCTGGCTGTACGGCGAGAAGCACCAGGGCCGCAGTGATGTCTCGGCATTCCTGTTCAAGCGCGGGCTGTTCCTGGTGGTGCTGGAGTTCACCCTGGTCAATTTCGCCTGGACCTTCCAGCTGCCGCCCAGCGTCATCTACCTGCAGGTGATCTGGGCCATCGGCATCAGCATGATGGCCTTGTCGCTGCTGGTCTGGCTGCCACGTGGCGCGCTGATCGCCCTGGGTGCAATCCTGGTCGCCGGGCATAACCTGCTCGACACAGTGCACTTCGATGTCGGATCGGCGCTGCATGTACCTTGGGCGATCCTGCATGATCGCGGCTGGCTGGAAGTCTCCGACAACCTGCGCCTGCGCACTTCCTACCCGGTACTGCCGTGGATCGGCGTGATCGTTCTGGGCTATGGCCTGGGCCCGTGGTTCGGCCGCAGCAGCGATAACGGCCTGCGCCGGCAACGCTTGCTGCTGGCCGGCCTGGTAGCGCTGCTAGGCTTCGTCGTGCTGCGCCTGTTCAACGGCTACGGCGAGGCACCGTGGAGCATTTACCCTAGCCTTACGCAAACCCTGATGAGCTTCTTCAACATCACCAAGTACCCGCCGTCGCTGCTGTTCCTGGCGTTGACCCTGGGTTGCGGCCTGCTGTTGCTGCGTGCCTTCGAACGCGCCGGGCAGGCGCGCTGGATCAATGGCCTGGCAGTATTCGGCGCAGCGCCGATGTTCTTCTACCTGCTGCACCTGTATGTGCTGAAGCTGCTCTACCTCGCCAGCGTGGCGCTGTATGGCCGCAATCAGGGTGACTACTACGGTTTCGATGGAATCACCGCCGTGTGGCTAGGCGCGGTACTGCTGGCGTCTGCACTGTACCTGCCAGTGCGCTGGTTCGCCCGGCTGAAGGCGCGGCGGCGCGACATGGCCTGGCTGAAGTACTTCTGAAAAGCGTTTTCAGCCGGCGGCGCGATGGTCTACCATGCCGGCCGCCGGTTTCCATCCACGGAATCAATAGGGAATCCCAGGCCCAACCAAACGGGCCAAACGGAACTGCCCCCGCAACTGTAGGTGCCGAGCCTGCTCCAACGACGCCACTGGGTGATTGCCCGGGAAGGCCGGAGCCAGGCTATGACGCACCAGTCAGGAGACCTGCCGGCCTACATTCACCAACCGGCGGGGTGTCCGGGATTGGCCATCAGTGTTGCCCCTGCTGCTGCCGCGGGGGCTCGGCGATGCCTGTCCGCGCGTTCCTCACCAGAACTGTCCGATAGGAGATCGCCCAGCATGTTGCCCCGTTTCGCCACCCTGCTCGCCGGCCTCGGCCTCGCCGGCCTGGCGCAGGCCGCAGCGACCCATTACCCGCTGACCGTGGATAACTGCGGCAAGCCGCAGACCTTCGCCCAGGCACCGGAACGCGCCGTCACCATTGGCCAGGCCAGCACCGAGATGCTCTACGCACTGGGGCTTGGCGACAGGCTGGCAGGCACTTCGCTGTGGTTCAACAACGTGCTGCCCGAGTACCAGGTACAGGATGCCAAGGTGCCGCGCCTGGCCGACAACGAGCCCAGCTTCGAGGCGGTGGTTGGCAAGCGCCCACAACTGGTTACGGTACAGTTCGAATGGATGGTCGGTGCCCAGGGCGCGGTAGCCACCCGCGAACAGTTCGACGAGTTGAAGATCCCCACCTACCTGCTGCCATCGGACTGCGAAGGCAAGGACAACCTGGTCGGTGCCGACGGCACCCGCCTGCAGGCGTTCCGGGTCGACAGTATCTACAGAAGCATCAGCCAGCTGGCCGAGATCTTCGACGTGCAGGCGCGCGGCAGCGCCCTCAACGCCGAGCTGAAGGGCCGCCTGGACAGCGCCAAGGCACAGCTCGCTGGCAAGGACTTGTCCACCACCTCGGCGCTGTTCTGGTTTTCCAGCGCCGACCTGGGCATCGCGCCCTATGTAGCGGGCCGCCAGGGCGTTGCCGATTTCATGCTGCGCACCCTCGGCGTGCGCAACGTGGTGACCTCCACCGAAGAATGGCCAACCGTCGGCTGGGAAACCCTGGCCAAGGCCAACCCCACCTGGCTGATCATTGCCCGCATGGACCGCCGCCGCTACCCTGCCGATGACTACCAGAAGAAGCTGGCGTTCCTGCGCAGCGACCCGGTAACCCGCCACATGGAAGCGGTGAAGCACAACCGCATCATCGTCCTCGATGCCGATGCCATGCAGGCCGGCATTCGCCTGTTCAGCGGCCTGCAGACCTTGTCGGCCGCCTTCGCCAGCGGTAACGCAAGCCAGTGATAATGCGCTTCTCATTTTCCATCACGGTGGCCCTGGCGGCATTGCTGGTGGCCGTGCTCGCCGGTACCGCCATCGGCGAGAGCAACCTGGCGCCTGGTGTGGTCGCCCAGGTTCTGGCCAACCAGCTGTGGCAGGCCGGTTACCCGGTCGATCCGATCGATGCCGGGATCGTCTGGAACTACCGCCTGACCCGCACCCTGGTTGCCGCAGCCTGCGGCGCCGGCCTGGCCACCTGCGGCGTGGTCCTCCAGGCGCTGTTGCGCAACCCGTTGGCCGAACCTTACCTGCTGGGGTTGTCTGCCGGCGCCTCGACCGGTGCAGTACTGGTCGGCCTGCTGGGCTTCGGCAGCCTGGCGTTGAGCATGTCCGGCGGAGCCTTCGCCGGTGCCCTGGCGGCATTCGCCCTGGTGCTGGTACTGGCTCGCGCGGCCGGCAGCGGCAGCAACAACGCCCAGGTGATCCTTGCTGGTATCGCCGGTTCGCAACTGTTCAATGCCCTCACCGCATTGCTCATTACCATGTCGGCCACTGCCGAGCAGGCGCGCGGCATCCTGTTCTGGCTACTGGGCAACCTCAGTGGCGTACGCTGGCCTTCGGTGTGGCTGGCCGTGCCGGTGGCGGTGTTCGGCTTGCTGGTGTGCCTGTGGCACCGCCGCACGCTGGATGCGTTCACCTTCGGTGCCGACTCGGCGGCATCGCTGGGCATACCGGTGCGGCGTACCCAGTTGCTGCTGATCAGCTGCGCGGCGCTGGTCACCGCCGTCATGGTGTCGATCGTCGGCGCCATCGGTTTCGTCGGGCTGGTGATCCCCCATGCGCTGCGTCTGCTGCTCGGCCCGGGGCACAGCCGCCTGCTGCCCGCCAGCGCACTGGGTGGCGCATTGTTCCTGATTGCCGCCGACATCCTGTCGCGCACCCTGATCCCGGGCCAGGTCATCCCCGTGGGTGTGGTTACCGCACTGATCGGCGCACCGGTGTTCGCGTTGATCCTGGTCAGCCGTCGGGGGCGCCCATGACCGCGTTGATCGCTGCGAACGTTTCGCCCCTGGTTTGCCAGGGTCTGTGCCTGCAGCTGGCTGGCAACGACGTGTTGTGCGAGGTAGACCTGCAAGTCGTCGTCGGCGAAACGCTGGGCATCGTCGGCCCCAACGGCTCTGGCAAGTCCTCATTGCTGAAGGTGCTGGCCGGGCTGCGCAAGCCAGGCAGCGGCAGCGTGCAGTTGCTGGGCGAACCGCTGGCACAGTTGCCCCGTCGGCGTATCGCCCAGGCCCTGGCGCTGGTCGAACAGCAGGCCGAAACCCTCGATGCGATCAGCGTGTTCGACGCCGTTGCCTTGGGCCGCACCCCCTGGTTGTCGGCGCTGGCGCCGTTCTCGCGCGAAGACCAGGCCATCGTCGAGCAGGCGTTGGCCGACCTCGACGCCCTGCACCTGCGCACGCGCCTGTGGGGTTCGCTGTCCGGTGGCGAACGCCAGCGCGTGCACATCGCCCGCGCCTTGGCGCAACGGCCGCAGGTATTGCTGCTGGACGAGCCGACCAACCACCTGGATATCCAGCACCAACTGAGCCTGCTGCAACAGGTGCAAGCGCTACCGGTGACCACCCTGGTGGCGCTGCATGACCTCAACCAAGCGCTCACCTGCGACCGCCTGGCAGTGCTCGACAAGGGCCGCCTGGTTGCCCTCGGCAAGCCACTCGAGGTGCTGACGCCAGAACGCCTGCTGAGCACCTTCGGCGTGCGCGCCCATTACCTCACCGACCCCTTCGACGGCGCGCGCATCCTGCGTTTTCGCGCCCCCTGAACAGGAAGTTCTACCATGTCGCGCCCTGTTGCCCTGCTGCTCGCCAGCACCCTGCTGGCCCCGACCGCGCTGGCCGATTCCGCGCAATCGCACAGCAATGGCTTTGTCGCGGATGGCAGCTGGAGCCTGCTCAACCGCAGCGTATTCGACCAGCGCGACTACAAGCACGGTGGGCGCAACAGCGCGGCGCGCAACGCCTACAAGCCGCGCAATGAACGTAACGGCAAGGCTGAGGAATGGGCCTATGGCCTGATGGCAACCTTGCAGTCCGGTTTCACCCAGGGGCTGATCGGCGTCGGGGTCGATGCCCACGCCTACCTGGGCGTGCAACTCGACAGTGGTGGCGGGCGGGCGGGCAAGGCGCGCCTGCTCGCGGTCGATAACGCCGGGCACCCCAAGAGCGATTACAGCCGTGCCGGCGCGGCACTGAAACTACGCCTGTCCGATACGGTGCTGTCCTACGGTGAGCAAAGGGTCAAAACCCCGGTATTCAGCGCCTCCGATAGCCGCCTGCTACCGGAAACCGTCACCGGCCTGTTGCTCACCAGCAACGAACTCGACAACCTCAAACTGGTGGCCGGGCACTTCACCGAGGACACCGACCGCAATGCCTCCAGCCACGACCAGGGCTTCGTGGTGAACTATTCCAACGGCCGCCAGGGCAACAGCTTCGACCTGGCTGGCGTGGCATGGGACCCCGGCGCCGCTTGGCGCGGCAGCCTGTACACCTCACGCTATCAGGACAGCTGGAACCAGCATTACCTGGGCAGCACCTTCAGCCACGCCCTGGACGAACGCCGTAGCCTCAGCCTGGACCTCAACCTGTACCGCACCACCGACACCGGCAAGGCGCTGTCCGGGCGCATCGACAACACCACCTGGAGCCTGGTCTCGCGTTACGACCAGGGGCCGCACGGTTTCAGCCTGGGCTGGCAGCAGGTGCACGGCAATACGCCCTTCGATTACGTGACGCGTGGTGCGATCTACCTGGCCAACGCGGTGCAGATGTCCGACTTCAACGCGCCCAACGAAAAGTCGTGGCAGGCACGTTATGACCTGAACATGGGCGCCTACGGTGTACCGGGTTTGAACCTGACGGCCTTGTATGTGCGCGGCTTCGATATCGATGGCACGCATGTCGACCCAGCGGGCGGTTATGCCTACCTGGGGTATGGCAAGGGAGGCAAGCATTGGGAGCGCGACCTGGAGGCGCGGTATGTGGTACAGGCTGGCAAGGCCAAGGGCACCGCGTTTTCGCTAAGACATAACGTGCATCGGGGGAATACGGCCCAGGCAGAACTGGACGGGGACCAGATCCGGTTGGCGGTGGAATGGCCGTTATCGGGTGCGTTCTGATGGGCCGCGTCAGCCGAATCGGGGCTGCCAGGCAGCCCCGGGGTCTCTCAGGCGAGCGAACTGCCGGCAGGCTGCAACCCCCACTGCGCCCGCTCCTGTGCAGTCATCGCCGCCACCACCTCGGCAAACGTACGCTCAAGCTCCGAACTGACATTGCCAAACGCCTGGTAATTGGTCAGCAGATAGCGCTTCACTGTCCTGGGCCAACGTCGTTCCTTGTGCGCCGCATTGATGATGCTCTTGGCGTCGTGATAGGTCGCCCCACGCCACAGGTCCATCAACCTGTTCTCGAAATCACCGAAGGTCCACAGGTCTCTGCGGTCTTCGAACTCATCCAGCAGTTTGAGCTTGTACAGGGCCAGGTGTGGCATCGTGAATCTCCTTGGTGCAATGAACAATCCGTGCACCCGGAAGGTAAGCAAGGCAGGCAGGTTTTGAAATGAACGCGTAGATCATCAACCCAGGACCTTTGTAGGCATTTTCTGAGCCGTCAACGCAGCAACAACTGCAGGCGAAGGCAAATGACGGGTCGTCGTGGCCCGGCTGACATCGGTATAATCCTCGCTATCACTGCCCGACCAGGCCACGCCATGCCTCGCTTCCTCACGTTGCTGTTGCCCCTGCTGCTGACTGCTACCCTCACCGCCTGCGACCAGAAGCCCTCGCGTGAACAACAGATCCTGGCCCAGTTGCCCCTGCAGGATGCCTATGTGCACAACATCGAGCGCATGGCCGCGCTACTTGGCCGCAGGCACCCGCAGCTGTCGCAGGCGACCATCGAAGATGTGCTACGCAAGCACCTGACCGTCGAAGACCAGCGCCAGGACCTGTTCCGCCTTTACAGCGAAAAGAACTTCAGCGATGCCGAGTTCGCCACCATCGTCGAGGCCACTCAGGATCCGGCCAAAGCCCGCGCCCTGGAAGACACCGAAGCCGGTAAGCGCCTGGGCGAGAAACTCTCTGCCCTGATGCGCGAGACAGCCCGCGACGCAAAAGTCCAGGCCCTGGCCGAGCAGCGCATGCGACAGGTGGAAGACGAACTCGACGCGCTGGAAAAGACAGGCTCGTGAATACGGTTTCCCATCGCGTTCATAACGCGTAAGGTTATTCCTATTTGGTAGATGCTTATTCCATTATTCGAGGTCAGGATTGCCACACAGTAAGCATGGAATTCGCCTGGATCTGCGCACACTCATCCTGGTGCTCTGCGCCCTTACCGCTTTGGTCATGCTGTGCGCCAGCTATTTTGCCAGCTACCGGGTGCAGCGCCAGCTGCTGATCGACCACGCCCTGGAGGCCAACCGGGTGTACGCGATGAAGCTGGCCAGCATTACCGAGACCTTTATCAGCAATGCCCAGCAACAGTTGTCGTTCAGCGCTGGCGTGCAAGGGCGGCAGCTAGGTGATGCCAAGGCGCTGCTGGCCGAAACAGACCGTGTCCTGAGCCAGAGCATGGCCTTCAACTCCACCTTTGTAGTCGATGCCAATGGTGTGCTGTTGGCCGTCTCTCCTGCGCCGCTGCGGCATCTGGTCGGCAACCGCGTACATACGCCCGGTGTCCAGGAGGCGTTGAACGCGCGCTCGCCATTGGTGTCGACGCCCTACATGTCAGCAGCCAACAACCTGGTAGTAGCACTGTCGCAGCCCATTTTCGACAGCGATGGTCGCTACCTGGGGTATGTCGGCGGCAGCCTTTACCTGCGTGAACGCAACATTCTCAACAGCCTGCTGGGCAAGCATTTCTACAAGGACGGTTCTTACCTGTATGTGGTCGACCGCAACCGTCGGTTGCTCTACCACCCCGACAGCCAGCGGGTGGGTACGGTGGTCGAAGGCAACGCACTGATCGACCAGCTGGCTGCGTTGAGCAGCGGGACCCGCCAGGTGACAAACAGCCAGGGCGTGGAGATGCTTGCCGGTTTCGCCACCGTGCCCAGCGCCGGCTGGGGCGTGGTTGCGCAGCAGCCCCTGGCGCAAACGATTGCGCCATTGAACCACCTGGTCCTGACCGTGGTGGGGACTTCCGCCCCCTTTGCGCTGATCGGCAGCCTGTTGCTGTGGTGGCTGGCCATGACCATTGCCCAGCCCCTCTGGCAACTGGCCGCCGGCGCCCGCTCGATGGACCGCGCCGGCACCGCCGAGCGCCTGCATCGGGTATCGGCCTGGTACTTCGAGGCAGCCCAGCTCAAACGCGCGCTGCTGTTCGGGCTCAACCTGCTGCATGAGCGCATCGGCCGGCTCAACCGCGATGCCCAGACCGACCCGCTGACCGGGCTGGGCAACCGCCGCGGCCTGGAGTTCAGCTTGTCATTGCTGGAGGCCGAAGGGCGGCCGTTTGCCGCCATCGTGCTGGATATCGACCATTTCAAACGGGTCAATGACAACCACGGCCATGAAGTGGGTGACCAGGTGCTGCGCCGGCTGGCAGAGTTGATGCGCCGCTGCTGCCGCGAGGGTGACCTGCTGTGCCGCACCGGCGGCGAGGAGTTTCTGATGCTACTGCCAGGGGCCAGCGTGGACGTGGCGGCGGTGGTGGCCGAGCGGTTGCGGGTGACCGTACAGGATACCCCGGTCGAGCCGGTAGGTGCGGTTACGATTTCGCTGGGAGTGGCACGCTGGGATGTTGAGACTGGTGGTGAGCCGGGGTATGTGCTGAGTGCCGCGGACCGGGCGCTTTACCAGGCCAAGCAAGAAGGAAGGAACCGGGTTGTCATTGCCTGAGGCCATGTACCGCGACGGGCTGCACGGCAGCGCTCGGCAACCACAGGCGAACGCGCTTCCCGTCCATTGATCCGGGTTCGCTGAAGGTGGTGTCGACCTTGGCACCGACACCACCAATCAAGACATCTCCTACATACGAACCCCATAAAGCCTCTGGGCATTGCCACAGCCGATACGGGCCCGCAAATCGGAAACGCATCGCCACAGCCATAGGCCGCCCCCTAGACCGAGGCCACCGCACCGATGAAATTCGCCAGCTCCGCCGTCTGCGGCGCAGCGAACACTTCACGGGGGTTGCCCATTTCATGCACCTTGCCCTGGTGCATGAACACCAGCTTGTCGCCCACTTCACGGGCGAAGCGCATCTCATGGGTGACCATGATCAGCGTCATGCCTTCGCTGGCCAGCTGGCGCACCACGCCGAGCACTTCGTTGACCAGTTCGGGGTCGAGCGCCGAAGTGATCTCGTCGCACAGCAACACTTTCGGTGACATGGCCAGGGCGCGGGCGATCGCCACCCGCTGTTGCTGGCCACCGGAGAGCCGGTCGGGGTAGGCATCGAACTTCTCCGCCAGCCCCACCCGCGCCAGCATCTGTTCGGCCAGGCGGCGCGCTTCGGCGCGGCTGGTCTTCTTCACCACCTGCGGCGCCAGCATCACGTTCTCGCCCACGCTCAGGTGCGGGAACAGGTTGAACTGCTGGAACACCATGCCCACCTTCTGACGCAAGGCGCGCAGGTCGGCGCGGCTGGCGTCGAGGTATTCCCCGCCCACCTCGATCACCCCGTCGCTGATCGACTCCAGGCCATTGAGGGTGCGCAGCAAGGTGCTCTTGCCCGAGCCGCTGCGGCCGATGATGGCCACCACCTCACCTTCCTCGATGCTGAGGTCGACGCCCTTGAGCACGTGGTTGTCGCCGTAGTACTTGTGCAAAGCAGACACTCTAAGCAGGGGCATGCAGCCTCCTTTCCAGGTAACGGGCGCTCAGCGAGAGCGGATAGCAGAGAATGAAGTAGCCCAGCGCGACCAGGCCGTAGACCATGAAGGGTTCGAAAGTGGCATTGGCCAGCATGCCGCCGGTCTTGGTCAGCTCGGTGAAACCGATGATCGAAGTGACGGCGGTGCCCTTGACCACCTGCACCGAAAAGCCCACGGTCGGCGCCACGGCGATACGCAGCGCCTGCGGCAGGATGACGTGGCGCAGCTGCTCCAGCCGGCTCAACGCCAGGCTGCCGGAGGCTTCCCACTGGCCACGCGGGATCGCTTCGACACAACCGCGCCAGATTTCGGCGAGAAAGGCACTGGTGAACAGCGTCAGGGCAATGGCCGCAGCCAGCCACGCCGAGACATCGAGGCCGAACAGGGCGATACCGAAGAACACCATGAACAGCTGCATCAGCAGCGGCGTGCCCTGGAACAACTCGATATAGCCACGCGCCAGGCCGCGCCACAGACGCTGCCCGGACAGCCGTGCGACCAGTACCAGCAAGCCGGCCACGCTGCCGCAGAGAAACGCCACCAACGACAGCAGCAAGGTCCATTGCAGGCCGATCAGCAAGTTGCGCAGAATGTCCCAGAAGGTGAAATCCATCAGCGTCTCCCCATCAGCAGGCGCTGCCCCAGCCACGCCAGCAACTGGCGCAGGAGAATGGCCATGAGCAGGTACAGTG encodes the following:
- a CDS encoding OprD family porin yields the protein MSRPVALLLASTLLAPTALADSAQSHSNGFVADGSWSLLNRSVFDQRDYKHGGRNSAARNAYKPRNERNGKAEEWAYGLMATLQSGFTQGLIGVGVDAHAYLGVQLDSGGGRAGKARLLAVDNAGHPKSDYSRAGAALKLRLSDTVLSYGEQRVKTPVFSASDSRLLPETVTGLLLTSNELDNLKLVAGHFTEDTDRNASSHDQGFVVNYSNGRQGNSFDLAGVAWDPGAAWRGSLYTSRYQDSWNQHYLGSTFSHALDERRSLSLDLNLYRTTDTGKALSGRIDNTTWSLVSRYDQGPHGFSLGWQQVHGNTPFDYVTRGAIYLANAVQMSDFNAPNEKSWQARYDLNMGAYGVPGLNLTALYVRGFDIDGTHVDPAGGYAYLGYGKGGKHWERDLEARYVVQAGKAKGTAFSLRHNVHRGNTAQAELDGDQIRLAVEWPLSGAF
- a CDS encoding sensor domain-containing diguanylate cyclase — encoded protein: MPHSKHGIRLDLRTLILVLCALTALVMLCASYFASYRVQRQLLIDHALEANRVYAMKLASITETFISNAQQQLSFSAGVQGRQLGDAKALLAETDRVLSQSMAFNSTFVVDANGVLLAVSPAPLRHLVGNRVHTPGVQEALNARSPLVSTPYMSAANNLVVALSQPIFDSDGRYLGYVGGSLYLRERNILNSLLGKHFYKDGSYLYVVDRNRRLLYHPDSQRVGTVVEGNALIDQLAALSSGTRQVTNSQGVEMLAGFATVPSAGWGVVAQQPLAQTIAPLNHLVLTVVGTSAPFALIGSLLLWWLAMTIAQPLWQLAAGARSMDRAGTAERLHRVSAWYFEAAQLKRALLFGLNLLHERIGRLNRDAQTDPLTGLGNRRGLEFSLSLLEAEGRPFAAIVLDIDHFKRVNDNHGHEVGDQVLRRLAELMRRCCREGDLLCRTGGEEFLMLLPGASVDVAAVVAERLRVTVQDTPVEPVGAVTISLGVARWDVETGGEPGYVLSAADRALYQAKQEGRNRVVIA
- a CDS encoding DUF1624 domain-containing protein, whose product is MTSASAPPTLLTQRLQSIDALRGLVILFMLLDHVRETFFLHRQVSDPMAIDSTEPALFFSRTLAHLCAPVFVLLTGLSAWLYGEKHQGRSDVSAFLFKRGLFLVVLEFTLVNFAWTFQLPPSVIYLQVIWAIGISMMALSLLVWLPRGALIALGAILVAGHNLLDTVHFDVGSALHVPWAILHDRGWLEVSDNLRLRTSYPVLPWIGVIVLGYGLGPWFGRSSDNGLRRQRLLLAGLVALLGFVVLRLFNGYGEAPWSIYPSLTQTLMSFFNITKYPPSLLFLALTLGCGLLLLRAFERAGQARWINGLAVFGAAPMFFYLLHLYVLKLLYLASVALYGRNQGDYYGFDGITAVWLGAVLLASALYLPVRWFARLKARRRDMAWLKYF
- a CDS encoding ABC transporter ATP-binding protein, with the protein product MTALIAANVSPLVCQGLCLQLAGNDVLCEVDLQVVVGETLGIVGPNGSGKSSLLKVLAGLRKPGSGSVQLLGEPLAQLPRRRIAQALALVEQQAETLDAISVFDAVALGRTPWLSALAPFSREDQAIVEQALADLDALHLRTRLWGSLSGGERQRVHIARALAQRPQVLLLDEPTNHLDIQHQLSLLQQVQALPVTTLVALHDLNQALTCDRLAVLDKGRLVALGKPLEVLTPERLLSTFGVRAHYLTDPFDGARILRFRAP
- a CDS encoding GNAT family N-acetyltransferase, with amino-acid sequence MIHIRPMTAEDFERFWPTFQAVVQARETYAFDPALSFEQARQLWLELPLRTLVAEADGELLGSYYLKPNAAGPGAHVGNCGYMVCARARGQGVARLMCEHSQKLARQEGFLALQFNSVVATNEVAVALWHKLGFETVGRLPRAYRHASLGLVDCLVMYKWLADEPVVEKPPLLIGRKNIEARVSRRRGR
- a CDS encoding FecCD family ABC transporter permease, with the protein product MRFSFSITVALAALLVAVLAGTAIGESNLAPGVVAQVLANQLWQAGYPVDPIDAGIVWNYRLTRTLVAAACGAGLATCGVVLQALLRNPLAEPYLLGLSAGASTGAVLVGLLGFGSLALSMSGGAFAGALAAFALVLVLARAAGSGSNNAQVILAGIAGSQLFNALTALLITMSATAEQARGILFWLLGNLSGVRWPSVWLAVPVAVFGLLVCLWHRRTLDAFTFGADSAASLGIPVRRTQLLLISCAALVTAVMVSIVGAIGFVGLVIPHALRLLLGPGHSRLLPASALGGALFLIAADILSRTLIPGQVIPVGVVTALIGAPVFALILVSRRGRP
- a CDS encoding ABC transporter substrate-binding protein yields the protein MLPRFATLLAGLGLAGLAQAAATHYPLTVDNCGKPQTFAQAPERAVTIGQASTEMLYALGLGDRLAGTSLWFNNVLPEYQVQDAKVPRLADNEPSFEAVVGKRPQLVTVQFEWMVGAQGAVATREQFDELKIPTYLLPSDCEGKDNLVGADGTRLQAFRVDSIYRSISQLAEIFDVQARGSALNAELKGRLDSAKAQLAGKDLSTTSALFWFSSADLGIAPYVAGRQGVADFMLRTLGVRNVVTSTEEWPTVGWETLAKANPTWLIIARMDRRRYPADDYQKKLAFLRSDPVTRHMEAVKHNRIIVLDADAMQAGIRLFSGLQTLSAAFASGNASQ
- a CDS encoding amino acid ABC transporter permease, producing the protein MMDFTFWDILRNLLIGLQWTLLLSLVAFLCGSVAGLLVLVARLSGQRLWRGLARGYIELFQGTPLLMQLFMVFFGIALFGLDVSAWLAAAIALTLFTSAFLAEIWRGCVEAIPRGQWEASGSLALSRLEQLRHVILPQALRIAVAPTVGFSVQVVKGTAVTSIIGFTELTKTGGMLANATFEPFMVYGLVALGYFILCYPLSLSARYLERRLHAPA
- a CDS encoding amino acid ABC transporter ATP-binding protein yields the protein MPLLRVSALHKYYGDNHVLKGVDLSIEEGEVVAIIGRSGSGKSTLLRTLNGLESISDGVIEVGGEYLDASRADLRALRQKVGMVFQQFNLFPHLSVGENVMLAPQVVKKTSRAEARRLAEQMLARVGLAEKFDAYPDRLSGGQQQRVAIARALAMSPKVLLCDEITSALDPELVNEVLGVVRQLASEGMTLIMVTHEMRFAREVGDKLVFMHQGKVHEMGNPREVFAAPQTAELANFIGAVASV